A region of Candidatus Paceibacterota bacterium DNA encodes the following proteins:
- the topA gene encoding type I DNA topoisomerase codes for MKLLIVESPAKAKTISKYLDSLPAGQAGEYTVRASVGHVRDLPKSNKNAIDIDAGFVPQYEISIGKEKVIKELTELAKEAEEVILATDPDREGEAIAWHLKEALDLKKPKRVVFYEITKDAVQEAMKHPRTIDEHLKQAQEARRVLDRLVGYDLSGLIWKKVRYGLSAGRVQSPALRIIMEREREIRAFEPEEFFVLTAHAEAQNKTAIPFLCTEKPNAKKEVDRIKKIGEAHNWAVTDIKETEAKRSARAPFTTSTLQQSASTRLGFAPSRTMGAAQKLYEAGHITYMRTDSTNMSAVAQKQILALLHEEYGAEYVAPRTYKTKSASAQEAHEAIRPSNFAKRSVGTTEDQKRLYELIWERAVSSQMTDAKIKRTKVLANVSGTSESIPDFAVNGSRVVFDGWLKVDTRARGEDIEVPKLAKGDSLSVSEVEVEAKQTEPPNRYIEAGLIKELEKRGIGRPSTYASTMKTLNDRGYVEKEGRTLIPTDTGDVVSTFLEEHFANYISDTFTSEMEHELDEIAEGSREYTKTLKDFYTPFSKAVASKEDIEKLTNLGEGPKEFPCPECNASMVIKLGRGGKFLSCSKFPECTGARMIDGSEIKGDEPIGVHPETGENIYVLTGRFGPYVQLGEMPATKNDDGKTIPVAKRDPKPRRAGIPKDKKPDEVTLEDALKYLSLPRELGTHPETDEPVVANVGRFGPYIVHVGDFRSLKGEDDPYTITFERALEILKEPKKTRAGEKLIKEVGLNPKTKNMIKVFESKSGRYLKKGFKRIMLPENTDVDALTVEDALELYKQN; via the coding sequence ATGAAACTATTAATAGTAGAGTCCCCCGCAAAAGCGAAGACCATATCAAAATATCTTGATAGCTTGCCTGCCGGACAGGCGGGCGAATACACCGTCCGAGCCTCAGTCGGACATGTTCGTGATCTTCCTAAGAGCAATAAGAACGCGATTGATATCGATGCGGGTTTTGTGCCGCAGTACGAGATAAGCATTGGTAAAGAAAAAGTTATCAAAGAGCTCACCGAGCTTGCTAAGGAAGCCGAAGAGGTGATTCTCGCGACCGACCCCGATCGCGAAGGCGAAGCGATTGCGTGGCACCTCAAGGAAGCGCTTGATCTTAAAAAACCAAAGCGTGTGGTATTCTACGAGATCACTAAAGACGCGGTACAGGAAGCGATGAAGCATCCGCGCACCATTGACGAGCACCTGAAGCAGGCGCAAGAAGCGCGTAGAGTGCTTGACCGTCTTGTCGGCTACGACCTCTCAGGACTCATCTGGAAGAAAGTACGCTACGGACTCTCTGCCGGACGTGTGCAGTCCCCCGCACTTCGCATCATCATGGAGCGCGAACGCGAGATCCGTGCATTTGAGCCTGAGGAATTCTTCGTACTCACTGCACACGCCGAAGCACAAAACAAGACAGCAATACCCTTCCTTTGCACCGAAAAGCCCAATGCAAAGAAGGAAGTAGACCGTATCAAGAAAATTGGCGAAGCACACAACTGGGCGGTCACCGACATAAAAGAGACTGAGGCAAAACGATCGGCGCGCGCGCCATTCACCACCTCGACGCTCCAGCAGTCGGCCTCAACCCGACTCGGCTTTGCGCCGAGTCGCACCATGGGTGCCGCGCAAAAGCTCTACGAAGCTGGGCACATCACCTACATGCGTACTGACTCGACCAATATGAGTGCGGTTGCGCAAAAGCAAATCCTCGCCCTCCTTCATGAAGAATACGGAGCGGAGTACGTAGCACCACGTACCTACAAGACCAAGAGCGCGTCAGCGCAAGAAGCCCACGAGGCCATCCGTCCGTCAAATTTCGCAAAACGCTCAGTCGGCACAACCGAGGACCAAAAACGACTCTATGAGCTCATCTGGGAACGTGCTGTCTCATCACAGATGACTGACGCGAAAATCAAACGAACCAAAGTGCTCGCTAATGTCTCGGGCACAAGCGAGTCTATCCCCGACTTTGCCGTGAATGGTTCTCGAGTCGTCTTTGACGGATGGCTCAAGGTAGACACTCGCGCACGTGGCGAAGATATTGAAGTACCGAAACTCGCGAAAGGCGACTCCCTTTCTGTTAGTGAGGTTGAGGTCGAAGCGAAGCAAACCGAACCACCGAACCGTTACATTGAGGCGGGGCTCATCAAAGAGCTTGAAAAACGCGGCATCGGTCGCCCATCGACATATGCCTCGACCATGAAGACACTCAATGACCGTGGGTACGTCGAGAAAGAAGGACGTACACTTATTCCAACTGACACCGGAGACGTAGTCTCAACCTTTCTTGAGGAACATTTTGCAAATTACATTTCAGACACCTTTACCAGCGAAATGGAGCACGAGCTCGATGAGATTGCTGAAGGGTCACGCGAGTACACAAAAACACTTAAAGACTTTTACACACCATTCTCAAAAGCGGTCGCATCAAAGGAAGATATCGAGAAGCTCACCAACCTTGGTGAAGGGCCGAAAGAATTCCCCTGCCCCGAGTGTAATGCTTCAATGGTCATCAAACTCGGCCGCGGTGGCAAATTCCTCTCGTGTAGCAAGTTCCCTGAGTGCACCGGTGCGCGCATGATTGACGGTTCCGAGATTAAAGGAGACGAACCAATTGGTGTACATCCGGAGACTGGTGAGAATATCTACGTACTCACCGGCCGCTTCGGACCATACGTCCAGCTTGGCGAGATGCCCGCAACAAAAAACGACGACGGTAAGACGATCCCGGTCGCGAAACGCGACCCGAAACCACGCCGCGCGGGTATACCTAAAGACAAGAAACCCGATGAGGTAACCCTCGAGGATGCGCTGAAGTATCTTTCACTTCCTCGTGAACTTGGAACACACCCGGAGACCGACGAGCCGGTTGTCGCAAATGTTGGGCGCTTTGGGCCATACATTGTTCACGTCGGCGACTTCCGCTCACTGAAAGGCGAGGACGACCCATATACTATCACTTTCGAGCGTGCACTTGAGATACTCAAGGAACCAAAGAAGACCCGTGCCGGAGAGAAACTTATTAAGGAGGTTGGACTTAACCCCAAGACCAAGAACATGATTAAGGTCTTTGAGTCGAAATCGGGCAGATACCTAAAGAAGGGATTTAAGCGCATTATGCTCCCTGAGAATACTGATGTTGATGCACTCACTGTTGAAGACGCGCTTGAGTTGTATAAACAAAATTAG
- the dprA gene encoding DNA-processing protein DprA: MEHEVRQLKRIEFPPLLSEIPDPPKRLFVRGVLPSPETKLLAVVGSRRHSPYGKDACETLIRGLFGHDIAIVSGLALGMDAIAHKAALSAGLKTIAVPGSGLNDNVLYPRTNHILAREILKASGALLSEFEPTFHATPYSFPQRNRIMAGMSHATLVIEAGDRSGTLITARLAMEYNRDVLTVPGSVFSKLSYGPHMLIRNGATPVTTSDDILEALGLETTSDKKKQHENLSANEQKVLKLLEHPMPRDELLEQLGLPITEANVLLSSMELKGFIVERLGELRHAE; this comes from the coding sequence ATGGAGCACGAGGTGAGACAACTGAAACGCATCGAGTTTCCGCCACTTCTCTCGGAGATACCTGACCCGCCGAAGCGACTCTTTGTGCGTGGGGTACTTCCTTCACCTGAGACTAAACTGCTCGCTGTGGTCGGCTCGCGCCGACACTCGCCGTATGGAAAAGATGCCTGCGAGACACTCATTAGGGGGCTATTTGGTCACGACATCGCAATCGTCTCAGGGCTCGCGCTTGGCATGGACGCAATTGCACACAAAGCGGCGCTTAGCGCAGGACTTAAGACAATAGCAGTGCCTGGCTCGGGACTCAATGACAATGTACTCTATCCGCGCACCAACCATATACTTGCTCGAGAGATACTCAAGGCGAGCGGCGCCCTCCTCTCGGAGTTTGAGCCGACCTTCCACGCGACACCGTACAGCTTCCCACAACGCAACCGTATTATGGCGGGGATGTCACACGCGACACTGGTCATAGAAGCGGGCGATCGTTCAGGGACACTTATTACCGCACGACTCGCTATGGAGTATAACCGAGACGTACTCACTGTTCCCGGCTCAGTGTTCTCGAAGCTATCATATGGCCCTCACATGCTTATTCGTAATGGGGCGACTCCGGTCACCACGAGCGATGACATTCTTGAGGCACTCGGGCTGGAGACAACTTCTGATAAAAAGAAACAGCATGAAAACCTTTCAGCAAATGAACAAAAAGTGTTAAAGTTGCTGGAACACCCAATGCCACGTGATGAGCTACTTGAGCAACTCGGGCTTCCGATTACTGAAGCAAATGTACTGCTCTCTTCAATGGAACTGAAAGGGTTTATTGTTGAGCGACTCGGAGAATTACGACACGCTGAATAA